The following nucleotide sequence is from SAR324 cluster bacterium.
TAACAATAACATCAGCATCGACAGAATCATTTTAACTTTCATACTCACTCCTCAATTTTTTTAGCACGATTTTGTTCATAAACTTCTCTCAGGAAGGGATACAACTCAATGGCGTCTTTTTTCAGATTTTCATACTCCCCTATGTGCAAAGAGGTTTCATTGACAATATCAAACGATCGAATTCCCAGTTGATAGGGGTAGTTCTCCACATTATCATAGGGACTTTCAGCATAACTGACCGGATCCAGATAAAAGTCCGGAAACAGGCTCAGACTGTCCCGGAGGTTGGAAGGCCCCAGGAACGGAAGCACAATATGAAAACCGCCTCCCACTCCATAATATCCGAGAGTCTGTCCAAAATCCTCTTCATGCGGTTCCAGTCCGAACCATTCCTGCGCAGGATCCCAAAATCCCAGAATCCCGATGGTGGAATTGAGTCCAAACCTGGCGAATTCTTCACCGGCATTTTGAAATTTGAGTTGCAGGGCATTGTTGACAAAGCGGAGAGGAAACAGAATGTTATGGAAAAAATGAACAATCCCCCGTCTGGCAAATTCCGGCATCACCCAGCGGTAGCCCCTCGCTACAGGGTCCAGCACCCAGGTGTAAAACCAGTCATTGAAGCCTGTCATGACACGATTGTAGCCACTCAAAGGATCAAAAACTTCAGGTTTTGCTTCTGAACCGAATTCATCGTCAAACTCATCAAAACCACCCATATCATCCATGCTGTCCTCCGCCTCAACGGCATCGGGTGCCATTGACTCCAATGAGTCGCTTTTCCCAACTGCATTTTCAAGTTCTATTGCAGGTTCAGCCGTATCTTTGAGCAGTTCACCTGTTGAGTCTGGCGGTACCTTGTCGGGGTTCCGGATGACCTCATCCTGAGCGTAAAGATGCACTGAGCCAGATATCAGACTGATTAGCCAACACAACACCACTTTTTTGAAAGTTCTCATAGTTCCTTAACTTTTAATGATCAGCTCTGGTTTGAATTGTAAGGATGGTGGGACATATTACGATTAAACTAAAAACTCATGTAACAGCTTAAAATCATAAAATCAAAACTTCTCTATCAGTTCAGGTGTAACTTTTTTGGCTATCAACGTAAGCCGATACACTTTTTTGAAAAAAGGACTTCCTTGGG
It contains:
- a CDS encoding VacJ family lipoprotein, translating into MAPDAVEAEDSMDDMGGFDEFDDEFGSEAKPEVFDPLSGYNRVMTGFNDWFYTWVLDPVARGYRWVMPEFARRGIVHFFHNILFPLRFVNNALQLKFQNAGEEFARFGLNSTIGILGFWDPAQEWFGLEPHEEDFGQTLGYYGVGGGFHIVLPFLGPSNLRDSLSLFPDFYLDPVSYAESPYDNVENYPYQLGIRSFDIVNETSLHIGEYENLKKDAIELYPFLREVYEQNRAKKIEE